Sequence from the Candidatus Poribacteria bacterium genome:
TGGGTTCCTCTACCAGATTCCAGAAGCGATCGGTTAAAGATTTACGTGCCTCAAGGTAAGGATGAGTGGTTTTCAGACCCGGAATCTATTTCGGCCGGAACGAACGTTGCTCTATATCATACGGCTCAGAGTCTCTCGAAATTTGCTGATATCTATCTGTCTGGGGAAACTGAGGAGAAAATCACACGAGGTATCTACACAGTAAAGTTATCTGTAGCGGAACTGAAGGAATCGCCAAGGAGATTTAACCAAAAATTAAGCCAATTTGGAGTGAACGGTATCTTGGCTTATCAAAGTTACGGCAGCTACGAACTCTTTCCGTTCTTCCGAGAAGTCAATTTGCCAATAGTCGTTCAGAATCATGCCCCCAGAGGACATGCCGGTCAAGCGATTAACACTACCTTGTTACACCATGCTTTAATGCGTCCTTATGATGCCTTTACATCACCGTCCGATTCTGTTGCCAAATTCTACTCGAAATTTGTGGGTGATACGCACCATTTTCACACAAATCCAAACGGTGTGGATTCAAAGACCTTTAAACCTCTTGATAAGTCCGAGGCGAAAGCGGCTATCGCTGAGATTGTGCAAGACAGTCGGATTGAAGAAAAACTAACCGTCGGATTTCTCTCGCGTTTTCAGCCCGAGAAAGGCGCGCACATCTTCATTCAACTCGCTGAAATGCATCCCGAGCTCCTTTTCTTAGTAGGCGGGAAATTTTTACTCCGTCCCACTTATGAGAAATTACCCGATAACTTAATCTATGTCGGTTTTTTACCTCGAAAGCAGCTGCCGACCCTCTACAACGCCTTTGATATCTACTGTTTTCCCTCAATGGCAGCAGAGGAGACATTTGGACTAACACTCTTGGAAGCGATGGCATGCGGTGTGCCGCCTGTTGTGCCAAGATTTGATGGCCTACCTGATGTGGTTGGCGACGCTGGGGTTATCGTGCCTGCAGAAGAGTTTCCAGTAGACATGGCAGGTTTTGCTGCTTATGTTTCGCCTACTG
This genomic interval carries:
- a CDS encoding glycosyltransferase family 4 protein; translated protein: MLRFPTQIHHLHKFKHDDSLYIADLDVFRLVEVNQIAWDAVELSTTLETEKLIVYLSQIYPRELVLETLELLGDFQDTGLIFYSPSWVPLPDSRSDRLKIYVPQGKDEWFSDPESISAGTNVALYHTAQSLSKFADIYLSGETEEKITRGIYTVKLSVAELKESPRRFNQKLSQFGVNGILAYQSYGSYELFPFFREVNLPIVVQNHAPRGHAGQAINTTLLHHALMRPYDAFTSPSDSVAKFYSKFVGDTHHFHTNPNGVDSKTFKPLDKSEAKAAIAEIVQDSRIEEKLTVGFLSRFQPEKGAHIFIQLAEMHPELLFLVGGKFLLRPTYEKLPDNLIYVGFLPRKQLPTLYNAFDIYCFPSMAAEETFGLTLLEAMACGVPPVVPRFDGLPDVVGDAGVIVPAEEFPVDMAGFAAYVSPTELSKGIVSLLDDGVRRELGQQARGRAVTFTWDKNAERLVELFQELNQIRHNQRTPPDLSVAFVPHFDAFQHQIENRALLLNLTSFLESPLQQKSGYVQTMEEGLALILLKQHTPRQVEAVLTHIFDDASEAAKTVERVQNFLNALA